The window GATAAATGTTTGAGGTAGAAAAGAAATATAGAATTAAAAATTTAACATCTTTTATTGAAAATTGTAAAAAGAACAAAATAGTTTTTTTAGAAAAATATATTGAAATAGATAAAATTTTTGTAAATAGTGAGATAAAGGACTTTAATTTTAAGAAGGGAACTGCCGTTACTCGAATAAGAAAAGTAGAGGGAAAAGATAATTTTATTACTTTAAAGCGAAAGTTAAGTGACGTTAATTCTTTAGAATTGGAAACTAAGATAGAAGATATCGCGGTAATGGAAAAAATATTATATGAATTGGGATTACATGAATTAGTTACAGTACATAAGACTAGACAGAAATCGCAGTTAGAAAATATAAATATTTGTTTAGATAATGTGGATAAGATAGGTTGGTTTGTAGAGTTAGAAATATTGATTAATAATAAAAAGAATGTTTTGGAAGCACAACAAAAAATTGACAATTTGGCTGCTCAATTAGAATTATATAAAGATAACATTGAAACTAGAAAATATGATGTATTAGTATTTGAAAAAAATGATAGATAATAACTTAAAAAAACAATTAGAGCATTTAAATGAAATATATAAATCAGGTCACTGGGGAAGTGATATGCCAGAGGATACACGTCCTCAAAATTTAGATCCTAATTCTGAAGTAAATGCTATTTTTTATACATTGCCAACTGCTTTAGACTATCAACGAAATTCTAATACCTTGTGGAAAAGTGCTACCGCTACTTTTGAAGATAATGAGACTAATTTTGTATTTAATCCACAAGACGTGGTAAATAAAGATTTTACTGAAGTACAGGCAGCTTTAACTAAATATAGTTTGGCTTTGCAGAAAAATAAGCAGACACAAATTTGGATTAAACTTTGTCAGACTTTAGATAATAATTTCAATGGAAAAGTAACTGATTTTTTTGCTTATTTTGACAATGATATTAAAAAAGTTCGTCATTATATGCAGGTAGAGAAGAAAAAGGATTTTCCATACCTGTCTGGTAAAAAATTATGTAATTACTGGTTGTATGTGATGTATCTGTATACAAATCTGCCTTTGATTAATACTGATAAAATTTATATTGCTACAGATCGTCATATTATTAGAGCTACGCATAAACTTGGGCTGATTACAGATGAAGAATTAGAAAGTACAAAAGTACAGGATTATGTAATAAAAGCTTGGATTGAAGCGATAAAGGGTACCAATTATATACCTATTGATTTTCAATCTGCCCTTTGGTTATGGGCAAGGAATGGGTTTAAAGAAGAATTGTAATATTAAAGAGAGAACATCATGAAACATGAACATTCAGCAGGCGCGATTATCTGGCGCAAGCAAAATAACGAAATCCAATATTTATTAATTCAAAGTCAGCCTTATAAGCAATTTAAGAGTGCATGGGCTTTTTCAAAAGGACATCTTGAAGCAGGAGAAACAGCGCAAGAAGCTGCAAAACGAGAAATTTTTGAAGAAGTAGGTTTAAAGCCTGAATTTAATTTTGATTTTGGTGAAAGTTATTCATATCAAGTTACTTCAGAAATTGAAAAGACTGTAACTTTATTTTTAGCAAAATACAATCCTGATCAGAAAATAAAACATCAAGAAAGTGAAATTAGGCAGACTGCTTGGCTAAACTATGAAGATGCGCAAAAAAGAATTAGAGAGCAAAACTTTAAGGAATTTAGTTTTGAAGATTTATCTTTGATTTTAGCAAAAGCCAATACTTATTTAGTTAACTATTAGGAATAAAAGGTGTCTCCCCCCCTTAATTTATTTCTATTTTTTAGTTTTGAAGTAACTGCATAAGAAAATTCAAAAGTAGACAATAACTAAAAGAAATTATATAATAGCAAAAGCAAAGGAGTTAGTGACTGCTACTCACTAACTCCAATCGTAACTTAAGTATGACTGTGTTGCTAGCTAATCCTTGTGATTAGCTTTTTTTTATTATTGCGTAAGCTTTTGCAATACGTATGGCACAAGTACCAAGAGCACCTAAGATAATGCTTACTGCAATAGCAAAAGAAATCACTTGGCAGTCTAACTCTCCAGTCTACCCAATTATGCATAAGCTTCCACCGCCGTAACTTAAACTATTTGAGGGGTGTGTAGCCATGCTAAAAAGTCACTAAGTTCTAACAGGAGCTACCTGTTATATTGAACCTAACGTTATTCTACAAAAAAATTTTTGTATAAGATACACCAGTAGGAAGAAAAGGACTACTTCTACTGAATTATTTACTTTAAATCTTGACAAGTTCAAAGCCGTCGATATCAAATGGCTTTTTATTTCGCATATTTTTATCTAAAATAAGACTTGAATACAGTTAAAACAAGAAAGTGTACATAAAAATGTCAGAACCAAATTATGCAAAGCTAGAAGCAAGTAATCCTCATTTAGATAAGGATAAGCCATATCCATTAGCAGGGATCTTAGTTGTGGACTTCACTCATGTCTTGTCAGGTCCAACTTGTACAAGAATGCTTGCCGATGCAGGTGCACGAGTAATCCACATTGAGAGAAAAACCGGGGATGATACCCGACACATGGGACCATACATTGCGGATGGTTCAAGTGAATATTTCAGAATCTGCAATGCAGGAAAAGAATCAATTGCCTTAGATTTGAAAGATCCAAAAGATCATGCTTTAGTCGAAAACATGATTGCTAAGGCTGATATAGTTGTAGAAAACTTCCGTCCAGGTGTTATGGCGCGTTTAGGTTTTGCTCCAGAAGAAATGGTGAAAAAGTATCCTAAATTAATTTTTGCATCTGTTTCTGGATTTGGACAATATGGCCCTTGGTCAAAACAAGCAGCTTATGACACAATTATTCAAGCTGTTTCTGGTTTGATGGATGCTACAGGTGAACCAAACGGCAAGCCAACACGTGTTGGAACTTCAGTTTCTGATGTTGTTGCTGGAATTATGGGATATAGTGCAATTACCACTGCCTTAGTAGCAAGAGAGCGAACAGGAAAGGGTACAACTGTAGATGTTTCGATGCTAGATTCTACCTTCTCTTTAATGGTGCAAGACCTAATGATTGCTCTTGGGCCACATGAAGTACCACACAGAATTGGCAATCGTCATCCTGATATGTATCCGTTTGATACTTTTGATTGTCAAGATCAGCCAATTGCCATTTGTTGTGGAAATGATCATTTATGGGGATTATTATCTAATGCATTAGGGCATGAAGAATGGATTAATCAAGCAGATTTTAAGACAAATGATTTGCGTGAGAAAAACTGGCAAGAAGTTAAGAATGCGATGCAAGCTGTGCTTAAAACTAGGACTGCCGCAGAATGGGATGAAATTTTGCATAAAGCAGGGGTGCCAGCTGGCTTAGTTTTGAATGTGGATAAGACTAGACGCCTTGATCAAATTATTGAGCGCGGGATGGTTAAGACGCTACCCGATGGTAATGAAGTTTTAGGTTCGCCACTTAAATATGGAACTTGGAATTCATATGGTTTACAAAAAGATGCACCAAAACTAGACGAACAAGGTGAGCAGATTCGTAAGGAATTTGAATAAAAATAAACATGAAAAAAGATCAAGATTTTCTATTTTTTGAGAATCTTGATCTTTTACTTTATTCAAATTCATCTAGTGCTTCTAAGGCATTTTCCCAGTCATTATTTGCCTGGTCCAATTGCTCTTGAACAGCAGATAATTTTTCTTGTAGTGGTCCAAGCTTTTCAAATGAAGCGGCAATATCTGGATTTGCCATTTCAGTTTGGATTTCTTGTTCTTCTGCCTCTAATTTTTCAATTCTAGCCTCGGCATCGCTAACTGCACGTTCTAGTTTTCTCTTTTGAGAATCGCGTGCCTTTTGTTCTTGGTAAGATAGTTTACCTTTATTTTGACTAGCCGATGAAGTAGTTTCAGTTTCTGCTTTTTGTGCTTCCGCTTCTTGAGCAGCTGCAGCTTGCTTAGCCTTTTCATCTAAATAGTAAGAATAATTACCATTATAGATCTTAGCATGACCGTCGCGAACAGAAATAATCTTGTTAGCTAATTCATTAATGAAATAACGGTCGTGAGAAACAAAGAGCAGGGTGCCGTCGTAATTATCTAAAGCTTCTTCAAGCACTTCTTTAGCTTCAATATCTAAGTGGTTGGTAGGTTCGTCCATTAATAAGAAATTGTCTTTTTCAAGAGACAAAACAGTTAGAGTAAGTCGAGCTTTTTGACCACCAGATAATTGACCAACTGTTTTATCAATATCTTCGGCAGTGAATAAGAAAGAAGCCAAAATAGAGCGAACGTCTTTTTCAGGCATTGTCTTGTGACGGTCCCAAATCGTATCAAGAACGGTTTTTGAAGGATCTAAACTTTGGAGTTCTTGGTCATAATAACCAATGTCTAAACTTGCGCCATATTTAATTGAACCATCTTTTGGTTTTAGCTTTTTCATAATGGTTTTGAGTAGGGTAGACTTACCAATTCCGTTAGGTCCGATAATAGCAACACGGTCATTCTTATTAACTTGGAAGTCAATATCAGAAACCATTACTTTATCAGGATAGCCGATAGTCAGATCCTTAGCGATTAGTACTTCTTTTCCAGAAGGACGTTCGCTAGTGAAGTTAATACGAACTTTTTGTTTATGCTTAGGTGGCTTAATTCGCTCCATCTTGTCTAAAACCTTACGTCTACTTTGAGCACGTTTAGTAGTTGAAGCACGAACTAAGTTCTTTTGGATGAATTCTTCTTCTTTTTTGATCTTTTCTTGTTGCTTTTCATAAGCAGCTTCTTGCTGGCTATCCATCAATTCACGTTCTTTAACGTATTGGCTGTAATTACCCTTGAAAGTAGTCAGCTTGCCAAAGTTTAATTCAAAAATTTGATTAGCTAAGTGATCTAAGAAGTACTGGTCGTGAGAAACAGTAATAATTGCGCCTTGATAGTTTTTCAAGAATGCTTCTAACCAATCTAAAGTGTCTAAGTCAAGGTAGTTAGTAGGCTCGTCAAGTAATAATACTGGTGGCTTTTGCAAAAGCAATTTAACAAAAGCAAGTCTCGTCTTTTCACCGCCAGAAAGGGTGCCAATTACCTTATTCCAAGTATTTTCCTTAAAATTAAATCCGTTAAGAATACTCTTAATTTCAGCTTGGTAGGTAAAGCCGCCTTCTTGTTCAAAGTTGTAAGCTAATTGATCATAACGCTTGAGCAAGTCTTCATCTTCTGGATGGTCGGCAATTTGCTCTTGCATTTTGGTGATTTTTTTATTTTTTTCAATTAAATCATTAAAAACAGTAAGCATTTCATCCCAGATTGTTTTGTCTTCATCGAGACCATTTTCCTGGGCGATGTAGCCGACTTTTAATCCCTTATTAATAGTAAATTGACCACTCGTTGGTTCTTGTTGACCAGTCATGATCTTTAATAAGGTAGTTTTCCCAGCTCCGTTAGGTCCGACAAGACCGATTCTGGCATTGTCAGGAACCGAGAAAGAAATGTTACTGAAGATAGTATTGCCTCCAAAACGTTGTTCGAGGTCTTGAGCTTGTGCAATAATCATAATTATTTTTCTCCTAGTGCTTATTTTAACATAGTGAATGTTTTAAATTTTATGAAAATATTATCTTTGTGAAAATTGTTTCTTGATTTATCCTTAAAGAATGCCTATTATTAGTTTGATTAGTAAATATTTCACATTCGTATTTTATAAAAGAAAGAGGCCTCTTAATGGATGAAATTAAGATTCCTAAGGCTACTGCTAGACGCTTGCCACTGTATTATCGCTATTTGATCTTTTTAAATGATGAAGGAAAAGAAAAAGTTTCTTCAACTGAACTTGCTGAAGCAGTTCAAGTTGACAGTGCTTCAATTCGTCGTGATTTTTCTTACTTTGGTGCCTTAGGTAAGCGTGGCTACGGGTATGATGTTAAGAACTTGCTTAATTTCTTTAAAAAGATTTTGAACCAAGATACTTTAACTAACGTTGCCTTAGTAGGTGTTGGTAATATGGGACATGCGCTTTTGAATTACAACTTCAAGCGTACTAATAATATCAGAATTAGCGCCGCTTTTGACATTAATCCTGAAATTACTGGAACAATTATGTCAGGTGTGCCAGTTTATGATATGAGTGAAATGAAGAAACAGCTTCGTGAACAACAAATTACGATTGCAATCCTTTGTGTACCGCAAACGGCAGCGCAAAAGACTGCAAATGAAATGTTTGATGCTGGTATAAAAGGGATTATGAACTTTACGCCGCTTCGTTTATCTGCACCTTCAAGCGTCCGTGTTCAAAATGTCGACTTGGCAACCGAACTTCAAACCTTGATTTACTTTTTAGACTCAGATAAAGGTAAGAACAAAAAATAATTTACTATTAATATGAGTTTTGCACAAGCTTAGTTAGGCTTGTGCATTTTTCGTACTCTTTTATTTGTAATCAGATAGGAAATAATTTTAAGATAGATGAGCATAGAATTTTTTTAGTTTAGAAATAAGGTAGATAAAATGATTAAAAAGATTGCAGTTTATTGTGGCGCACGGTCAGGTAATCGTCCTGAATACGCAAAGGCTGCTTATGGATTTGGTCAAAAAATGGCAGACCACCAGATTGAGCTAGTCTATGGTGGCGGTAAGTTTGGTTTGATGCGAGCAGTTGCGGACGGCGTTTTAGAAAATGGTGGTATTGTTCACGGCATTATTACTGAAGAATTAAAAGATCGTGGAGCAGCTTATGAAAAGGTACAAGATTTTCGTGTAGTTCCAAGTATGGATAAGCGAAAAGATACGATGATGAACTTGGCTGATGGGATGGTTGCTCTTCCTGGCAGTATTGGTACTTTAGAGGAAATAAGTCAGGCTATTTCCTGGACTGCTATTGGCGATAATGCTAAACCAGTTGCTTTTTATAATTATGCTGGCTTTTATAATTATTTAGATAAGTTGCTGAAGCGTATGAACCAGGATGATTTTTTAGAAAATATCTATTTAAATGCTGTCTATTTTGAAACTGATTTTGATAAAATTTTGCGGTTTATGGAAAATTATCAGGCTCCTGCTTATCGCAAGTACTAATTAGACAAGTGACGAAACTATTATTTCATGCTAGAATCAAGTTAGATTTGTTATAACAAATTAGGTGGTGAGTAGAAGTGAAAGAAATTCCGAAATATTTGTTAATTGCAGATAAGATTAAGCATGAGATAAAAACCGGAGAATATAATCCTAACGATCAATTACCAAAAGAGTTTGATTTAGCAAATGCGTATAACGTAAGTAGAATCACAATTCGTAATGCTTTGAGCGAACTAGAAAGACAAGATTTAATTTATCGTATACAAGGTGCTGGTACGTTTGTAAAAGATACTGAAATTTCTAGTGCGGTTAACTCAGATAGGTTAGAATTAATTAACTTAAAGAAATATAAGCTAAAAGTAACAGATTTTGAAGTCGGTCAAGTTAATGAAAAAATTACTAAGGCTCTAGAACTTCAGCCTTACGATATTGTTTATACAGTTAGAAGAGCTGCTTTGAATAAGCAAGATGTTGTTGCTTTTCAAAAAATTTGCATTCCTGCTAAGATAATTCAAGGAATGAATATGGAAATGCTTGAAAGTTCAATTTATCCTTTAATTAGCCAAAAAATTGGTCTTAACCCTAAAAAAGCAGTTCGTGATATTTCCTTAGTACATGCAGATAATGACTTAGTTAATAAAAATAAAGTTCAAGACAAGGTTGAAGATAAGGAGCCTTTATTAAAGTGGCTACAAAAATCTTATTTAGAAAATGGCAAACCTTTTGAATGGAATGAGACATATTATCGTATTAGTAAGTTTTCAATCAAAGAAGCAATAATCTTATAAAGACAATCATTTAAAATTGATTGTCTTTTTTTGTTATATCAACTATTGATTTGTTATAACAAATGTACTAATATAAAAATGTAAGCGATTTCTATA of the Lactobacillus isalae genome contains:
- the cyaB gene encoding class IV adenylate cyclase, which translates into the protein MFEVEKKYRIKNLTSFIENCKKNKIVFLEKYIEIDKIFVNSEIKDFNFKKGTAVTRIRKVEGKDNFITLKRKLSDVNSLELETKIEDIAVMEKILYELGLHELVTVHKTRQKSQLENINICLDNVDKIGWFVELEILINNKKNVLEAQQKIDNLAAQLELYKDNIETRKYDVLVFEKNDR
- a CDS encoding HhH-GDP family DNA glycosylase: MIDNNLKKQLEHLNEIYKSGHWGSDMPEDTRPQNLDPNSEVNAIFYTLPTALDYQRNSNTLWKSATATFEDNETNFVFNPQDVVNKDFTEVQAALTKYSLALQKNKQTQIWIKLCQTLDNNFNGKVTDFFAYFDNDIKKVRHYMQVEKKKDFPYLSGKKLCNYWLYVMYLYTNLPLINTDKIYIATDRHIIRATHKLGLITDEELESTKVQDYVIKAWIEAIKGTNYIPIDFQSALWLWARNGFKEEL
- a CDS encoding bis(5'-nucleosyl)-tetraphosphatase, giving the protein MKHEHSAGAIIWRKQNNEIQYLLIQSQPYKQFKSAWAFSKGHLEAGETAQEAAKREIFEEVGLKPEFNFDFGESYSYQVTSEIEKTVTLFLAKYNPDQKIKHQESEIRQTAWLNYEDAQKRIREQNFKEFSFEDLSLILAKANTYLVNY
- a CDS encoding CoA transferase, producing MSEPNYAKLEASNPHLDKDKPYPLAGILVVDFTHVLSGPTCTRMLADAGARVIHIERKTGDDTRHMGPYIADGSSEYFRICNAGKESIALDLKDPKDHALVENMIAKADIVVENFRPGVMARLGFAPEEMVKKYPKLIFASVSGFGQYGPWSKQAAYDTIIQAVSGLMDATGEPNGKPTRVGTSVSDVVAGIMGYSAITTALVARERTGKGTTVDVSMLDSTFSLMVQDLMIALGPHEVPHRIGNRHPDMYPFDTFDCQDQPIAICCGNDHLWGLLSNALGHEEWINQADFKTNDLREKNWQEVKNAMQAVLKTRTAAEWDEILHKAGVPAGLVLNVDKTRRLDQIIERGMVKTLPDGNEVLGSPLKYGTWNSYGLQKDAPKLDEQGEQIRKEFE
- the abc-f gene encoding ribosomal protection-like ABC-F family protein; translated protein: MIIAQAQDLEQRFGGNTIFSNISFSVPDNARIGLVGPNGAGKTTLLKIMTGQQEPTSGQFTINKGLKVGYIAQENGLDEDKTIWDEMLTVFNDLIEKNKKITKMQEQIADHPEDEDLLKRYDQLAYNFEQEGGFTYQAEIKSILNGFNFKENTWNKVIGTLSGGEKTRLAFVKLLLQKPPVLLLDEPTNYLDLDTLDWLEAFLKNYQGAIITVSHDQYFLDHLANQIFELNFGKLTTFKGNYSQYVKERELMDSQQEAAYEKQQEKIKKEEEFIQKNLVRASTTKRAQSRRKVLDKMERIKPPKHKQKVRINFTSERPSGKEVLIAKDLTIGYPDKVMVSDIDFQVNKNDRVAIIGPNGIGKSTLLKTIMKKLKPKDGSIKYGASLDIGYYDQELQSLDPSKTVLDTIWDRHKTMPEKDVRSILASFLFTAEDIDKTVGQLSGGQKARLTLTVLSLEKDNFLLMDEPTNHLDIEAKEVLEEALDNYDGTLLFVSHDRYFINELANKIISVRDGHAKIYNGNYSYYLDEKAKQAAAAQEAEAQKAETETTSSASQNKGKLSYQEQKARDSQKRKLERAVSDAEARIEKLEAEEQEIQTEMANPDIAASFEKLGPLQEKLSAVQEQLDQANNDWENALEALDEFE
- a CDS encoding redox-sensing transcriptional repressor Rex; the protein is MDEIKIPKATARRLPLYYRYLIFLNDEGKEKVSSTELAEAVQVDSASIRRDFSYFGALGKRGYGYDVKNLLNFFKKILNQDTLTNVALVGVGNMGHALLNYNFKRTNNIRISAAFDINPEITGTIMSGVPVYDMSEMKKQLREQQITIAILCVPQTAAQKTANEMFDAGIKGIMNFTPLRLSAPSSVRVQNVDLATELQTLIYFLDSDKGKNKK
- a CDS encoding LOG family protein, which produces MIKKIAVYCGARSGNRPEYAKAAYGFGQKMADHQIELVYGGGKFGLMRAVADGVLENGGIVHGIITEELKDRGAAYEKVQDFRVVPSMDKRKDTMMNLADGMVALPGSIGTLEEISQAISWTAIGDNAKPVAFYNYAGFYNYLDKLLKRMNQDDFLENIYLNAVYFETDFDKILRFMENYQAPAYRKY
- a CDS encoding GntR family transcriptional regulator; this translates as MKEIPKYLLIADKIKHEIKTGEYNPNDQLPKEFDLANAYNVSRITIRNALSELERQDLIYRIQGAGTFVKDTEISSAVNSDRLELINLKKYKLKVTDFEVGQVNEKITKALELQPYDIVYTVRRAALNKQDVVAFQKICIPAKIIQGMNMEMLESSIYPLISQKIGLNPKKAVRDISLVHADNDLVNKNKVQDKVEDKEPLLKWLQKSYLENGKPFEWNETYYRISKFSIKEAIIL